DNA sequence from the Bordetella genomosp. 9 genome:
TGTCTTGGCGAGCGTGCCCTTGTCGCCCGCCTTGCCCAGCGCGCCCAGGACGTTGGTCAATAGGATGGGGCGGTTGAGCGGGAACGTCGTCGCATCGGCATCCTCGGCCGTCGCGACAATGCCGACGATGGAGGTTTCGACGGTACGGATCGGCCGTGTGCCGTCGTCGACTTCGAGCACGCGTACGCCGTGATGGTAGGAATCGGCAGCCATGGAGAGCCCTCAAGTGATGGTGAGCGGAACCCGCCGGGATGGCGACGGGAATACCGCCCAGTCTGAGGTTGCGCTCTCGCGCGCGCACGTATTCGCCGTTGTATACGGCGCGCCAACAAGGTGGTGGCTATGCTGTGCGGCGCTCTTTCGTGATGCCGGACAGGCGATCCACGGCCACGTTGAAATAGTGCTCGCTCATCTCGATGCCGGTGAACTGCTTTCCTTGCAGGATGGCGGCGGCGCCCGTCGTCCCGTACCCCATGAACGGATCGAGGACGTGCGCGCCGCACGCGGCCAGCAGGCTGTCCATCAAGGGCAGTGGTTTGCCGACCTGGTGCAGCTTTTCCCCCGGCTTCTGCTGGACGCGGAATACGCCCGGGGCATAGCCATTGCCCGTCAAGGCGCCCTTGCTGCCCCACGCGAAATACTCCGCCTGGGCGCGAAAACCGCCCTTGTAAGGGCGCGAGCTGCCCGCTTTATCCCATACGCCGACGCCACGCCAGGTGAAGCCCGCCGATTGCAACGCGTCGGTGGTGACGGGAAGTTGCCGCCAGTCGCTGAAAACAACCATCAGGCCGCCGGGGGCGAGGCGCGCAAAGCATAGGGACATCCATAAGGCGGACCAATGCAAGTAACTCCGCTGGTCCTTGGTATCGCCGGGGAAATCGGGCCAGGGTGAATCCTTGCCGGAATTCAGGTATTTGTTCCCGGTGGATCCGGCGCGCTGACCCTTGGACTGCCCGCCGCTGGAATAGGGTGGGTCCGTGACGACGGCGTCGAA
Encoded proteins:
- a CDS encoding DNA-methyltransferase, translated to MERPTRNCSMKIRPRTAPVAVRHKALTTADLFLGDCLSILPALTGTFDAVVTDPPYSSGGQSKGQRAGSTGNKYLNSGKDSPWPDFPGDTKDQRSYLHWSALWMSLCFARLAPGGLMVVFSDWRQLPVTTDALQSAGFTWRGVGVWDKAGSSRPYKGGFRAQAEYFAWGSKGALTGNGYAPGVFRVQQKPGEKLHQVGKPLPLMDSLLAACGAHVLDPFMGYGTTGAAAILQGKQFTGIEMSEHYFNVAVDRLSGITKERRTA